A DNA window from Sporosarcina sp. ANT_H38 contains the following coding sequences:
- a CDS encoding PadR family transcriptional regulator, protein MNVQFKKGVLNLCVLVLLDKQDRYGYELVQKISDQISISEGSVYPLLRRLTKEGYFTTYLQESTEGPPRKYYKLTDAGRTYLHDQLAEWKNFTDGVNTLIEEGVQND, encoded by the coding sequence GTGAATGTGCAGTTTAAAAAAGGTGTGTTGAATTTATGTGTGCTTGTCCTTCTCGACAAACAAGATCGGTACGGCTACGAGCTTGTGCAAAAAATTTCCGATCAAATTTCAATTTCTGAAGGTTCGGTTTATCCCTTGTTGCGTCGTTTAACGAAAGAAGGTTATTTCACGACCTATTTGCAGGAATCAACGGAAGGCCCTCCCCGTAAGTATTATAAATTGACGGATGCAGGGCGCACCTATCTTCATGACCAGTTAGCAGAGTGGAAAAATTTCACGGATGGCGTCAATACATTAATCGAGGAGGGTGTACAGAATGACTGA
- a CDS encoding Rpn family recombination-promoting nuclease/putative transposase, with product MLVSIVGEEQNVYAAELLDLRNDFVFKAFFADERNNNLLLQFLKAILGETITSVKLTDPTIEIAHSEDKSSVMDLRVITNDGEQINVEMQYQGHKWFPERMLMYWTKMYSSQDEVQKLYRQLKKAVQIVIVNFSLLPKSHYHSMFQLMDPEDSTIFSSHLEIHVLELPKLQVESIIEMNDLEKWLLFMKSDKKTKEALAVESSTLKEALSQIERLSQNPETRRMAISREIHLKDQLQREEDAESRGVEQGKEVGANLRDREIVLNMYAENLPAESIAQLTKIPLEKVKGIIESIVQ from the coding sequence ATGTTGGTATCTATTGTAGGGGAAGAGCAAAATGTCTATGCTGCTGAACTTTTGGATCTGAGAAATGATTTTGTGTTCAAAGCTTTTTTTGCTGATGAACGAAACAATAACTTATTGCTTCAATTTTTAAAGGCCATATTGGGTGAGACGATTACATCGGTTAAGTTGACGGATCCTACGATCGAGATTGCTCACTCGGAGGATAAATCATCGGTTATGGATCTGCGTGTTATAACGAATGACGGTGAGCAAATCAACGTTGAGATGCAATATCAAGGGCATAAGTGGTTTCCAGAGCGAATGCTGATGTATTGGACAAAAATGTACAGTAGTCAGGATGAGGTACAGAAATTGTATCGACAATTAAAAAAAGCAGTCCAAATTGTGATTGTCAATTTTAGCTTGTTGCCAAAATCTCATTATCATAGTATGTTCCAGTTAATGGACCCGGAAGACAGTACTATTTTTTCGTCTCATCTGGAAATACATGTTTTGGAGTTGCCAAAGTTACAGGTCGAATCGATAATAGAGATGAATGATTTAGAAAAATGGTTGTTGTTTATGAAAAGTGATAAAAAGACGAAGGAGGCGTTAGCTGTGGAAAGTTCGACGTTGAAAGAGGCCCTTTCTCAGATTGAACGTTTGAGTCAAAACCCAGAGACAAGAAGAATGGCGATCTCCCGGGAAATTCATTTGAAAGACCAGTTACAGCGGGAGGAGGATGCAGAGTCTAGAGGAGTAGAACAAGGAAAGGAAGTTGGCGCAAATTTGCGGGACCGCGAAATTGTTCTTAATATGTATGCAGAGAATTTGCCGGCAGAATCGATTGCTCAATTAACAAAAATACCGCTTGAAAAAGTGAAGGGGATTATTGAATCTATTGTTCAGTAA
- a CDS encoding DNA alkylation repair protein has translation MKKTWDHQGIIEKFEANRNEELAGPMQAYLKNHFRFLGIKSPLRKDLLKEQFVEYELPEPEKFFDEVWKLYSLPEREYQYAAFALIEKMKKHLTTKDFSALLQLIETKSWWDSVDTIAPHFIGHIVKLDRDYGEKIMLEWSLSENMWTNRSAILHQLKFKQQTDTDLLFQIIKQHSGSKEFFIQKAIGWALREYAKTDPNCVQSFIEEHPLKPLSKREALKHFK, from the coding sequence TTGAAAAAAACATGGGATCATCAAGGAATTATCGAAAAATTCGAAGCGAATCGCAATGAGGAACTGGCGGGGCCAATGCAGGCTTATCTGAAAAACCACTTTCGTTTTCTTGGCATCAAAAGTCCACTTCGAAAGGATTTATTAAAAGAACAGTTTGTAGAATATGAGTTGCCTGAACCTGAGAAGTTTTTTGATGAAGTATGGAAACTATATAGTCTTCCGGAGCGAGAGTACCAATACGCAGCGTTTGCGCTGATTGAGAAAATGAAAAAGCATTTAACAACAAAAGATTTCTCTGCATTACTTCAATTAATAGAAACAAAATCATGGTGGGATAGCGTCGATACGATTGCACCTCATTTTATAGGTCATATTGTAAAACTTGATCGCGATTACGGCGAAAAAATCATGTTGGAGTGGTCACTATCGGAAAATATGTGGACAAACCGTTCTGCAATTCTCCATCAATTAAAATTCAAACAACAGACAGATACGGACCTATTATTCCAGATTATCAAACAGCATTCAGGATCTAAGGAGTTTTTCATCCAAAAAGCGATTGGTTGGGCATTGCGGGAATACGCCAAAACAGATCCAAATTGTGTGCAATCATTTATTGAGGAACATCCTTTAAAACCGCTTAGTAAAAGAGAAGCACTGAAACACTTTAAGTGA
- a CDS encoding M17 family metallopeptidase, with translation MSNEVKVIFANDPIVSGNAALKKIVANQKAAHSSVLIEETHYIVLKECKEKDMTLEKVRATAGNIARDVSAQKVETAIVKAEILSDAYTKLDKGSVLTAFAEGWELGSYQFVTYKSDVTAFQTTLHIVGEEAKSFIEAGKIRAAATAFSRDLMNELSNVLNPETFPEVLKKNFEGTGVEVNVFDKEILEQMEMNGVLTVARGSIYKPSFVELVYKGDASKPLVALVGKGVTFDTGGISLKSGKDLSDMRMDMGGAAAVSGALTLLAKSKAKVNVVALIPIVENMPDNTSVLPGEVITYKNGLTVQVGNTDAEGRLILADALIRAGEWRAEYIVDIATLTGAIVNALGTELAGVFGDEGLAVEMKKIGDKNGDFIWPMPLVEAYDKSLDSDYADMNNISSLGGAGSITAALFLRRFVPKESKWLHVDMAGMMSKNSASGYYAKSATGYGTRLLADFTTYVSN, from the coding sequence ATGTCTAATGAAGTAAAAGTTATTTTCGCAAACGATCCAATTGTTTCGGGAAACGCTGCGCTTAAAAAAATTGTGGCCAATCAAAAGGCGGCGCATAGTTCTGTATTAATCGAAGAAACACATTATATTGTGTTAAAAGAGTGTAAAGAAAAAGATATGACACTCGAGAAAGTTCGCGCAACAGCAGGGAATATCGCTCGCGATGTAAGCGCACAAAAAGTCGAAACAGCAATTGTAAAAGCAGAAATTCTTTCGGATGCCTATACAAAGTTGGATAAAGGATCTGTCCTGACCGCATTTGCAGAAGGATGGGAACTAGGATCTTATCAGTTTGTTACTTATAAATCGGATGTCACAGCATTCCAAACTACGCTTCATATAGTTGGGGAGGAAGCAAAGTCATTCATTGAAGCGGGTAAAATCCGTGCAGCAGCAACTGCATTCTCACGCGACTTGATGAATGAACTGTCAAACGTCTTAAATCCAGAAACATTCCCGGAAGTATTGAAGAAAAACTTTGAAGGTACTGGTGTTGAAGTGAATGTGTTCGATAAAGAAATACTCGAACAAATGGAGATGAACGGCGTTCTGACAGTCGCTCGCGGTAGTATCTACAAACCGTCATTCGTTGAGTTAGTCTACAAAGGTGACGCATCGAAACCGCTTGTGGCATTAGTAGGTAAAGGCGTGACATTCGATACAGGCGGCATTAGCTTAAAGAGCGGCAAAGACTTAAGTGATATGCGTATGGATATGGGGGGAGCAGCTGCCGTTTCTGGAGCACTCACATTGCTCGCTAAATCGAAAGCAAAAGTGAATGTCGTGGCACTTATTCCAATTGTGGAAAACATGCCAGATAACACATCTGTCTTACCGGGTGAAGTCATCACCTACAAAAACGGGTTGACAGTTCAAGTGGGAAATACTGACGCAGAAGGACGCCTCATTTTAGCGGATGCACTTATTCGTGCAGGGGAGTGGAGAGCGGAATACATCGTCGATATCGCAACGCTTACAGGCGCGATTGTTAATGCACTTGGTACAGAACTAGCGGGCGTATTTGGCGATGAAGGCTTAGCTGTAGAAATGAAAAAAATCGGTGATAAAAACGGTGATTTCATCTGGCCAATGCCATTAGTCGAAGCGTATGATAAGTCTCTAGACAGTGACTATGCGGATATGAACAACATCAGTTCATTAGGCGGGGCAGGATCCATTACAGCTGCTTTATTCCTTCGTCGCTTCGTTCCGAAAGAAAGCAAATGGCTGCACGTTGATATGGCAGGTATGATGAGTAAAAATAGTGCTTCAGGATACTACGCGAAATCAGCAACAGGATACGGTACACGTCTATTAGCTGACTTTACAACATATGTTTCAAACTAA
- a CDS encoding ABC transporter permease, translating into MEINSVWNTRLKEFYFEIVKYFSLIAMGVFYSFIIFGSVFLYYYMEFLQWLPPFFPTEVIASLVITFTFLKTGVRTFVKKADVVFLMPAETALSSYFKKSMFYSAFIDVFKLLIMLLIISPLVKQSEIITMTLLITFSGLILLNIRLIWIEQWMTTKLHKLIHTGIRFLTFYTIIYFIFIGLWTIAGTLLIINCFLWFYVFNKKARGINWDYLINQEEKSLFKIYKFINLYIDVPHLKHSFKRRKFLGWSIKKGITYKHTSAYTYLFSHLFIRYNEFFYLYARLTLIGISISFFFPAYGWFVAFPLLFLTGYQLLPLQYSINDSSRIYPVSTKIIKESFQKLLLSLLLVQLLFFNLASISPIFHIKFVSIIFMELLVIYWFVYIFASKRIMKQPE; encoded by the coding sequence ATGGAAATTAATTCAGTTTGGAATACAAGATTGAAGGAATTTTATTTTGAAATCGTGAAATATTTTTCACTTATTGCGATGGGCGTATTTTATTCCTTTATCATCTTCGGTAGTGTTTTTCTTTATTACTACATGGAATTTCTTCAATGGTTGCCTCCCTTTTTCCCAACAGAAGTGATAGCGTCTTTAGTAATTACTTTCACTTTTTTAAAGACGGGCGTCCGTACATTTGTCAAAAAAGCCGATGTCGTTTTTTTAATGCCCGCGGAAACAGCATTATCCTCATATTTTAAGAAATCGATGTTTTATAGTGCTTTTATAGATGTCTTCAAACTTCTAATCATGCTATTAATTATTAGTCCTCTTGTAAAACAGAGTGAAATTATTACAATGACACTCCTTATTACATTTTCAGGTTTAATCCTCTTGAACATTCGCCTGATTTGGATTGAACAATGGATGACCACTAAACTTCACAAGCTAATTCATACAGGCATTAGGTTTCTAACATTTTATACAATTATATATTTTATATTTATAGGGCTGTGGACAATTGCAGGAACTTTGTTAATTATCAATTGCTTCCTCTGGTTCTATGTATTTAATAAGAAAGCAAGGGGAATTAATTGGGATTATTTAATAAACCAAGAAGAAAAATCTCTATTCAAGATTTATAAATTTATTAATCTATATATTGATGTCCCCCACCTTAAGCATTCGTTTAAGCGGAGAAAGTTCTTGGGTTGGTCGATAAAAAAAGGCATAACTTACAAACATACTTCAGCTTACACATACTTATTTTCACACTTGTTTATTAGGTATAATGAATTTTTTTATTTGTATGCACGATTAACCTTAATAGGAATTAGCATTAGTTTTTTCTTTCCTGCTTATGGCTGGTTCGTAGCTTTTCCACTTTTATTTTTAACCGGTTACCAGTTACTCCCTTTACAATACTCGATTAATGACAGTTCTCGTATCTATCCCGTATCTACTAAGATTATTAAGGAATCTTTTCAAAAACTACTTCTGAGCCTATTACTTGTGCAACTACTTTTTTTCAACTTGGCTTCGATTAGTCCTATTTTCCACATAAAATTTGTTAGTATAATTTTTATGGAGTTGTTAGTAATATATTGGTTTGTTTACATTTTTGCATCAAAACGAATTATGAAACAACCCGAATGA
- a CDS encoding sensor domain-containing diguanylate cyclase, giving the protein MIKTLRFWIMFLVSFATIGILSITLFSGYYVTKENLINNSLEINRVYSMKLSRLTEEVFNGMQSNLQIKATEIIAHIDDVDKLTEKLADLISSSKNFNSLSIVNKDGVVLATSPEVGIIGMKLDTEGPKEALHERKNLISAPYKAATGRLLILISTPLWNEKNEYLGFLSGTIYLQEDNIIHDILDEHYSTDGSYVWVVDNKGMLTYHPDPKRIGDSVSENEVTQKVLAHGSGTQKVMNSEGNEFLAGYTYIKSSKWGVVSQTPYKVSIEPLRGMVYKMLLYALPFVLFFFVLTIILTERLSSPLRKLATFSANLKVNGGQSEFLDIPTWYFEAKQLNETIHEYANSQQQRVEDYKERSYTDPLTGLKNRRYGDEVTARWTMDKRPFSVIMIDIDDFKSVNDKFGHQIGDEVLKFLAEKMNDIIRGDDVCIRMGGEEFVILLAETDVQKAMVIAERLRVNVSSTISPTNDKVTISLGVGSYHSNRETIIELFIRVDKALYQAKMAGRNRAVQSGI; this is encoded by the coding sequence ATGATTAAAACGTTACGATTCTGGATAATGTTTCTTGTATCATTCGCGACGATTGGCATTCTCAGTATCACGTTGTTTTCTGGATATTATGTGACAAAAGAAAATTTAATTAATAATTCCCTAGAGATTAACAGGGTCTATTCAATGAAACTGTCACGACTGACGGAAGAAGTATTTAATGGAATGCAAAGTAATCTGCAAATTAAAGCGACTGAAATAATTGCTCATATTGATGATGTTGATAAGTTAACTGAAAAACTCGCGGACTTAATAAGCAGTAGTAAAAACTTTAACTCACTCTCCATTGTTAACAAAGATGGCGTGGTACTTGCCACCTCGCCGGAAGTTGGAATAATAGGAATGAAACTAGACACGGAAGGTCCAAAAGAAGCACTACATGAAAGAAAGAACCTTATCTCTGCACCTTATAAAGCTGCAACGGGCAGATTGCTTATTCTAATTTCCACCCCATTGTGGAATGAAAAAAATGAATATCTCGGTTTTTTAAGCGGCACGATTTATTTGCAGGAAGATAATATAATTCATGACATTCTCGATGAACACTATTCAACGGATGGCTCTTATGTGTGGGTTGTAGATAATAAGGGGATGTTGACTTACCATCCGGATCCTAAACGAATTGGAGATAGCGTCAGTGAAAATGAAGTTACGCAAAAAGTACTAGCACATGGAAGTGGAACACAAAAAGTTATGAACTCAGAGGGGAATGAGTTTCTTGCTGGGTACACATATATTAAGTCGAGTAAGTGGGGAGTTGTTTCTCAAACACCCTATAAAGTTAGCATTGAACCTTTGAGGGGAATGGTCTACAAAATGTTGCTTTACGCCCTCCCTTTTGTCCTATTCTTTTTCGTGTTAACTATTATTCTGACAGAGAGATTATCATCTCCGCTTCGCAAATTGGCAACATTTTCGGCGAATCTAAAAGTAAATGGGGGGCAAAGCGAATTTTTGGATATTCCAACATGGTATTTCGAGGCTAAGCAATTGAATGAAACAATTCACGAATACGCAAACAGTCAGCAACAAAGAGTTGAGGATTATAAGGAGCGTTCTTACACTGACCCCCTTACCGGTCTAAAGAATCGTAGGTACGGAGATGAAGTCACTGCAAGGTGGACTATGGACAAGCGACCATTTTCGGTTATTATGATTGATATTGACGATTTCAAATCTGTTAATGACAAATTTGGTCACCAAATTGGAGATGAAGTGCTTAAGTTTCTAGCGGAGAAAATGAATGATATTATTCGAGGCGACGATGTCTGCATTAGAATGGGTGGGGAAGAGTTTGTGATCCTGCTGGCTGAAACAGATGTTCAGAAAGCGATGGTTATCGCAGAAAGGCTACGCGTAAATGTCTCGTCAACTATAAGTCCAACAAATGATAAAGTGACGATTTCATTAGGTGTCGGTAGTTATCATAGTAATCGGGAAACAATCATAGAATTATTTATCAGGGTTGACAAAGCATTATATCAAGCAAAAATGGCCGGAAGAAATAGAGCGGTACAATCTGGAATCTAA
- a CDS encoding TRM11 family methyltransferase: protein MSESDFIYTYTQHTDEHDLCMLEMRSFFGFDVTSTVLRSSIEIDPSRSAFMKERLDIMFEGDSLEEISQQVEQYDIGESTFRVVSLNTTDLDTTKKIGHPERRKIEREIGLRVNGTPDLVNPPVNMFGIVLLDGKWYFGKHVESESVWFLHQKKPHMYSTALSTRVARAVANIAIPHPHGVRAIDPCCGIGTVLVEALSMGINIVGRDINPRVVLGSRKNIAHFELEGSVEVGPIAEVVDEYDVAIIDMPYNLFTHITPEAQLEILKEARRFTKKVIVVTIETIDHMVEEAGFVITDRCVAKKGHFIRQVLVCE, encoded by the coding sequence TTGAGTGAGTCAGATTTTATATACACATATACACAGCACACAGATGAGCATGATCTATGCATGTTAGAAATGAGATCATTTTTCGGCTTCGATGTCACCTCTACTGTGTTAAGAAGCTCGATTGAGATTGATCCGAGTCGCAGTGCGTTTATGAAAGAACGGTTGGACATTATGTTTGAGGGTGACAGTCTTGAGGAGATTTCACAGCAAGTTGAACAATACGATATAGGTGAATCTACATTTAGAGTCGTGAGTTTAAATACAACGGATCTCGATACGACGAAAAAAATCGGGCATCCGGAGCGTCGGAAAATTGAGCGTGAAATCGGATTACGTGTCAATGGTACTCCCGACTTAGTGAACCCGCCCGTAAATATGTTCGGGATTGTTTTATTGGATGGTAAATGGTATTTCGGGAAGCATGTTGAAAGCGAATCTGTCTGGTTCCTTCATCAGAAAAAACCGCATATGTACTCTACAGCATTAAGTACGCGTGTCGCAAGGGCCGTGGCCAATATTGCGATTCCGCATCCCCATGGTGTACGAGCAATCGATCCATGTTGTGGCATTGGTACGGTGTTAGTTGAAGCATTGTCGATGGGTATTAATATCGTCGGACGGGATATTAATCCGCGCGTCGTTTTAGGATCCAGAAAGAATATTGCCCATTTTGAACTCGAGGGTAGTGTAGAGGTCGGGCCAATTGCAGAAGTCGTTGACGAATACGACGTTGCAATTATCGATATGCCCTATAATCTATTTACACATATTACACCTGAAGCACAGCTTGAAATATTGAAGGAAGCGCGCCGTTTTACGAAGAAAGTCATCGTGGTGACGATTGAAACAATCGATCACATGGTTGAAGAGGCGGGATTCGTCATTACTGATCGCTGTGTTGCAAAAAAAGGGCATTTTATCAGACAAGTGCTCGTTTGTGAATAA
- a CDS encoding branched-chain amino acid aminotransferase: MLKKQLGKYITENMTDNTIEFFEIDREYVAKHQLIAGDVTVVEKAFQFSVIERCVKETENLIREEDQNFLNDSISYLKNHVNEFVYVEANAFEVIRVDAVVLEFDEVFEKYTALFGLKLQKKFGNDMKAYLDTHLHGDGAKYSVMFSNEDGLWDMNFALDYVEGFSEDLSFVEIYQLMYDFIFKMVDAVDEAQ, from the coding sequence ATGTTAAAAAAACAACTGGGTAAGTATATAACAGAAAATATGACGGATAATACTATTGAGTTCTTTGAAATTGATAGAGAATATGTAGCCAAGCATCAATTGATTGCTGGTGATGTAACTGTTGTAGAGAAAGCATTCCAATTTAGCGTCATCGAACGGTGTGTTAAAGAAACGGAAAATCTGATTCGAGAAGAAGATCAGAACTTTTTAAATGATAGTATTTCTTATTTAAAAAACCATGTAAATGAATTCGTATATGTCGAAGCAAATGCTTTTGAAGTCATACGGGTCGATGCAGTCGTACTTGAATTCGATGAAGTATTCGAAAAGTATACCGCATTATTTGGACTGAAATTACAAAAGAAATTCGGTAATGACATGAAGGCATATCTTGACACACATTTACACGGAGACGGTGCAAAATATAGTGTGATGTTTTCTAACGAAGACGGGTTATGGGATATGAATTTTGCACTTGACTATGTTGAAGGTTTTAGTGAAGACTTATCTTTCGTTGAGATTTATCAACTGATGTACGACTTTATATTTAAAATGGTTGATGCCGTTGATGAAGCGCAGTGA
- a CDS encoding LCP family protein → MRRSERKIKKRKGLRNFFIVATLIVVVGLAYGVFQYYSGWSLANKGLVKGEETSYDEFEGADPQFGELNVLLLGSDSRGDEDARADTLMIAHYNQTTRKIKLVSIMRDTYVDIPDHGYHKMNTAFSLGGPELVRKTIKQNFDIDVHSYAIVDFTGFSKIVDVIAPDGIEVDIPYTMSHGIGMTLQPGNQVLNGEQLLGYVRFRHDVHSDFGRVERQQEALSKLKDEAVSVHSILKLPKLLGVVEPYINTNVDSRTILTIGKGLIGGKTGEIETLRIPVENSFEDKRVAAGAVLSIDFEKNKQALQQFLSTEDEAENDELDEEVPPEETK, encoded by the coding sequence ATGAGAAGAAGCGAGCGGAAAATAAAAAAACGTAAAGGACTACGGAATTTCTTTATAGTGGCTACATTGATAGTAGTGGTGGGACTAGCGTATGGTGTTTTTCAATATTATAGTGGATGGTCTTTGGCGAATAAAGGATTGGTTAAAGGAGAAGAAACGTCATATGATGAATTCGAAGGTGCGGATCCTCAATTCGGTGAACTTAATGTTCTTTTATTAGGTAGTGATTCTCGCGGAGATGAAGATGCACGAGCTGATACGTTAATGATAGCGCATTATAATCAAACAACTCGAAAGATAAAACTTGTTTCTATTATGAGAGACACATATGTGGATATCCCAGATCACGGTTACCATAAAATGAATACTGCGTTTTCTCTTGGCGGTCCTGAACTTGTAAGGAAAACGATTAAGCAAAACTTTGATATCGATGTTCATTCCTATGCAATTGTTGACTTCACCGGATTTTCAAAAATTGTAGATGTTATAGCTCCTGATGGAATAGAAGTTGATATTCCATATACGATGTCTCATGGTATCGGAATGACATTGCAGCCTGGAAATCAAGTATTGAATGGAGAACAGCTACTTGGATATGTACGTTTCCGCCACGATGTCCACAGTGATTTTGGGCGAGTGGAACGGCAGCAGGAAGCGTTGTCAAAATTAAAGGATGAAGCTGTCAGCGTCCATAGTATACTAAAATTGCCTAAGTTACTTGGCGTTGTTGAACCTTACATTAATACAAACGTTGATAGTCGAACAATCCTTACAATCGGTAAAGGTTTAATTGGCGGAAAAACAGGTGAAATTGAGACGTTACGTATTCCTGTTGAAAACTCTTTTGAAGATAAGCGTGTAGCAGCAGGGGCAGTTCTTAGTATCGATTTCGAGAAAAATAAACAGGCTTTACAACAGTTTTTATCGACCGAGGATGAAGCAGAAAATGACGAATTGGACGAAGAAGTACCACCAGAAGAAACTAAATAG
- a CDS encoding cation diffusion facilitator family transporter — protein sequence MNKHSHSSSSLIAVWISLISNILLTCIKLVVGFLFQSPVLLADGFHNAGDVIASGAALTSMRISKRPADDDHPYGHGKAEVISSAIVALILGIAALYIAYEAISALFEEPAKASFIALLTAFISLIWKQALYVYTIRIGKLTNSKGLIATAYDHLADVYASLAAVLGIGLALIGDLYEIHILAYGDPVAGIIVSFLVLKLAYVIGKEAMDVLMEKNISQDRLDEFAALIMTIPEVKRIDRLRAREHGHYILVDLRIGAPGEMTIQKGHDVAHKIRDTIMECHEDVDEVLIHLNPWYEDDK from the coding sequence ATGAATAAGCATAGTCATTCTAGTTCTTCACTAATTGCCGTTTGGATCAGTTTGATAAGCAATATCCTCCTAACATGCATTAAACTTGTTGTCGGATTCCTCTTTCAAAGTCCTGTTCTTCTAGCTGATGGTTTCCATAATGCAGGCGATGTAATTGCCAGTGGTGCCGCCTTAACGTCGATGCGAATTTCCAAACGTCCCGCGGATGATGATCACCCTTATGGACACGGAAAAGCAGAAGTTATCAGCTCTGCTATCGTGGCACTGATTTTAGGGATTGCCGCACTTTATATTGCATATGAAGCGATTTCTGCACTTTTTGAAGAACCGGCCAAAGCTAGTTTTATTGCTTTACTGACTGCATTCATATCACTGATTTGGAAACAGGCCTTGTATGTCTATACAATCCGTATTGGTAAATTGACCAATAGTAAAGGATTGATCGCAACTGCGTATGACCACTTAGCAGACGTCTACGCTTCACTCGCAGCTGTTCTAGGCATCGGACTTGCACTTATTGGTGATCTGTACGAAATTCATATCCTCGCTTATGGTGATCCAGTTGCGGGAATTATCGTGTCATTTTTAGTGCTCAAACTTGCATATGTTATCGGTAAAGAAGCAATGGATGTCCTGATGGAAAAAAACATAAGTCAGGATAGGTTGGATGAATTCGCTGCATTAATCATGACAATTCCAGAAGTGAAGCGAATTGACCGCTTGCGCGCCCGGGAGCATGGACATTATATTTTAGTTGACCTAAGGATTGGTGCTCCTGGTGAAATGACAATCCAAAAAGGGCATGATGTTGCCCATAAAATTAGAGACACTATCATGGAGTGTCATGAAGATGTAGATGAAGTCTTGATTCACTTGAATCCTTGGTATGAGGATGATAAATAA